One Accipiter gentilis chromosome 11, bAccGen1.1, whole genome shotgun sequence DNA window includes the following coding sequences:
- the LOC126044602 gene encoding arg8-vasotocin receptor-like yields the protein MKNFSFPMQDNTHQTESPSPHRSLSLTNQSDPVGRPERDEQLAQVEIAVLGVIFLTASVGNFILILVLWRRRKKLSRMYVFMLHLSIADLVVAFFQVLPQLIWDITDVFIGPDFLCRTIKYLQLLGMFASTYMIVVMTVDRYQAVCYPMVTFQKKRALWNIPICTSWSISLILSLPQVFIFSKTEISPGIFECWGEFVQPWGPRAYVTWIFVVIFFIPSAILITCQVKICKIIKRNIYVKKQNEYEVTNQKQVLPSRASSVNCISKAMIKTVKMTVVTVVAYVLCWSPFFIAQLWSVWFPSVVTEGSAFTIIMLLGNLNSCTNPWIYMYFCGHIPYCTNKQQENTLAQEESMITGSIHLVDRDPEENSTSA from the exons ATGaagaatttttcatttcctaTGCAGGATAACACACATCAGACTGAGAGTCCTTCTCCTCACAGATCCCTGAGTTTGACAAATCAGTCAGATCCTGTTGGAAGACCAGAAAGAGACGAGCAATTAGCTCAAGTAGAGATTGCCGTACTGGGGGTCATATTTCTGACGGCGTCTGTGGGCAATTTTATTCTCATACTGGTGCTGTGGCGAAGAAGAAAGAAGCTCTCTAGGATGTATGTGTTCATGCTTCACCTCAGCATCGCTGACTTAGTGGTAGCCTTTTTTCAAGTGCTTCCTCAACTCATATGGGATATTACGGATGTTTTCATAGGGCCAGATTTCTTGTGCAGAACTATCAAGTATCTACAATTGCTGGGCATGTTTGCCTCTACTTATATGATAGTGGTCATGACAGTGGACAGATACCAAGCGGTTTGCTACCCTATGGTCACTTTCCAAAAGAAGAGAGCTCTCTGGAACATCCCCATTTGCACCAGCTGGTCTATATCACTGATTCTTAGCCTACCACAGGTATTTATCTTTTCTAAGACTGAAATATCTCCAGGCATCTTTGAATGTTGGGGTGAATTTGTTCAGCCATGGGGCCCGAGGGCATATGTGACTTGGATTTTTGTAGTTATATTCTTCATTCCCTCAGCCATCCTTATCACGTGCCAGGTTAAGATTTgcaaaataatcaaaagaaatatatatgtgAAAAAACAGAATGAATATGAAGTAACAAATCAGAAGCAAGTCCTGCCATCCCGAGCAAGCAGTGTGAACTGTATTTCAAAGGCTATGATCAAGACTGTAAAAATGACAGTGGTGACAGTTGTTGCGTATGTTCTCTGTTGGTCACCTTTCTTCATTGCACAGCTGTGGTCTGTGTGGTTCCCCAGTGTCGTGACTGAAG GTTCAGCATTCACCATTATCATGCTCCTTGGCAATTTAAATAGTTGCACCAACCCATGgatttacatgtatttttgtgGCCACATTCCGTATTGCACAAATAAGCAGCAGGAGAACACCTTGGCTCAAGAGGAATCGATGATCACGGGGAGCATTCATCTTGTAGACAGAGACCCTGAGGAAAACAGTACTTCTGCATAA